The following DNA comes from Bradyrhizobium sp. SK17.
GAGCTGCCAGCGCGACGCGTCCGGCCTTGCGCGGTCGTAGAAGATGCGCAGCGTGATATGCGCAGCCGCGCACGCTACGATATAGAGCGCCCAGGCAATGCCGACGCCTTGCTGCAGGACGCCAAGATCGATCAGGGCGCCGACCAGAACAATCGCTGCTGCGGCGGCGGCAACGACGCCTGGCACCACATTCTGAAACAGCGCCGCGACCTGCTCCGAGTGAAGCTCGATCGTCGGTGGGGGGGCCTGGTCAGACAAGGCTGTCATGCTCTCCACTCGGAGGCGGGATTTGTTGCCGCGCTATTCATACCAGCGATTTCAACCGCCGGGTTCCACATCAAGCGGGACTTAGGTCCTAGGTCCTTCGGCGCAGCGGCCGGACCCTTGCCCGATTGACCGGAGCTGTGTCGTCAAGCTCTTCTGACGTCCGATCGGGCGGATTTTGCCCGGCAACCAGTTTGCTCTGAGATCGTCGGACATCTGGGCGGTTCGACCAATTGACATGAACTGAATGCCCAGTTTTTACAGGGATCAAGTGTCATGAAACTAAAAACACTTTTGTTCGGTGCCGCGCTGCTCGCGTCAACGACGTTGACCGCGAACGCTGCGACCGTCACCGAAACCTACAGCTTTTCGCTCACCGGCTTCGTCGACATTCAAGGCAACACGACGGCGCCGTCAAATCTGGTGACCGGTTCGTTCACCGTCACCTTCGATCCGACACAGAACTACACCAACGACACGACCGACATCCACGTCAATTCCTTCAGCGGCGTCACCGTCGATTCTCCATTTGGATTCAGCTACGATGCAACCAGCAAACTGTTCGGGTTCGGCGGAACCTATGGCGGGACGAATCTGGTCTATGACGGGACCAACGATATCGTCATCAGCTACAATTTGAGCAACCTCGCCGATCCGACATTCGTTCCGTGCAGCACCCCGGGATACACCTGCGGCAAGTACACCGGCAGCAGCGCGGTCGAGGCGTCGGGATACACCACCGTGGCAAGTGGCACGGCCTATTTCTACGGCGCCCAGAGCACCA
Coding sequences within:
- a CDS encoding PEP-CTERM sorting domain-containing protein, translated to MKLKTLLFGAALLASTTLTANAATVTETYSFSLTGFVDIQGNTTAPSNLVTGSFTVTFDPTQNYTNDTTDIHVNSFSGVTVDSPFGFSYDATSKLFGFGGTYGGTNLVYDGTNDIVISYNLSNLADPTFVPCSTPGYTCGKYTGSSAVEASGYTTVASGTAYFYGAQSTITAGVPEASTWAMMIAGFCGLGFMAYRKRTTVRFA